DNA from Amycolatopsis sp. DSM 110486:
CCCTGCGGCAGCTGCAGGAGCGCCACCTCGAACGCGTGCCGTTCGAAAACCTGAGCGTGCACCTCGGTGAACCCATCGAGCTGGCCGAGGAAGCGCTGTTCGACAAGATCGTGCGCCGCCGGCGCGGCGGCTTCTGCTACGAGCTCAACGGGCTCTTCTCGGCCCTGCTGCGCGAGCTCGGCTTCGACGCCGCGTTGCGCGGCGCGCAGGTTTTCACCGACGAGGGCGAGCCAGGGCCGCCGCTGGACCACGCGACCGTGGTCGTGAAGCTCGACGGCGAGCATTGGCTGGTGGACGTCGGCTTCGGCCGCTTCAGCCGTGGCCCGCTGCGCCTGTCGGCCGTGGAGGTCCAGTCCGATCCGGACGGCGAGTTCCTCTTCCTGGACGCCCCGTTCGGCGACGTGGACGTGGTCATGGACGGCACGCCCGTCTACCGCCTGGAGGCGCGCACGCGGCCGCTGACGGACTTCGTGCCGATGGCGTGGTGGCAGTCGACGTCGCCGCTTTCGGGCTTCACCCGGCGGCTCACGTGCTCGCGCCCGACCTCCCAGGGCCGCGTGACGCTGTCGGGGAACCGGCTGATCGAAACGGTCGACGGCGTGCGCAACGAGGTACTGC
Protein-coding regions in this window:
- a CDS encoding arylamine N-acetyltransferase — protein: MDVDAYLARLDLALPAKADLAALRQLQERHLERVPFENLSVHLGEPIELAEEALFDKIVRRRRGGFCYELNGLFSALLRELGFDAALRGAQVFTDEGEPGPPLDHATVVVKLDGEHWLVDVGFGRFSRGPLRLSAVEVQSDPDGEFLFLDAPFGDVDVVMDGTPVYRLEARTRPLTDFVPMAWWQSTSPLSGFTRRLTCSRPTSQGRVTLSGNRLIETVDGVRNEVLLGTDNAVRTAYRVYFGLELSRLPTPPGGHLLTEPSADPTMNPS